From a single Nematostella vectensis chromosome 3, jaNemVect1.1, whole genome shotgun sequence genomic region:
- the LOC5512091 gene encoding ras-related protein Rab-8, which translates to MATLSSFQGHKIAIVGDSGVGKSTIFALLTGERFSSCYVKTKERAIATKLVSLPNGTQEKLQLWDTPGADETRTYTSHSIRDVKGVILVFDVSNEDTYLNVNNWIEVINTYSNEDSVPIIVIANKIDKVRNRKVKEEQVQQLGIQKGLLFLETSAKSGLNIEQIAPLMAQELQKRSTINTLESDTLSRMNNTPPKDRSIFSSCNLL; encoded by the exons ATGGCGACTCTCAGCTCGTTTCAAGGCCACAAGATAGCTATTGTAGGTGACAGTGGTGTCGGGAAGTCTACTATTTTCGCTTTGTTGACTGGGGAGCGATTTAGCAGTTGCTATGTCAAGACAAAAG AAAGAGCCATAGCCACAAAGCTAGTTTCTCTACCAAATGGAACACAGGAGAAACTTCAGCTTTG GGACACACCAGGGGCTGATGAGACCAGAACTTACACTTCCCATAGCATAAGAGATGTTAAG GGAGTCATTTTGGTGTTTGACGTTTCCAATGAAGACACTTATTTAAATGTGAATAATTGGATTGAAGTAATAAACACG tatAGTAATGAGGATTCTGTAcctattattgttattgcaaACAAAATTGACAAAGTGCGCAACAGAAAAGTGAAAGAAGAGCAAGTGCAGCAG CTTGGTATCCAGAAGGGCTTGCTATTTCTAGAAACAAGTGCAAAATCTGGACTCAACATCGAGCAG ATAGCTCCACTTATGGCTCAGGAGCTTCAGAAAAGGTCAACAATTAAT ACCCTTGAGAGTGACACCCTCTCAAGAATGAACAACACTCCACCAAAGGACAGAAGTATATTCAGCAGCTGCAATCTTCTTTAA
- the LOC5512090 gene encoding ras-related protein Rab-13 yields MSLRYTTSLTKKREYDLQYKVIVIGESGVGKSSLIRCYAHPDQPFCSNMITTVGIDFVKVDTKVDELIVRLQIWDTAGQERFRTMTTMQFRGTKGILLVYDITCRKSFDNLQFWLESIRKNKLQYEEILLVGNKCDVGDDREVPKCKGEELAKHHGIKFIETSAKTRINVKEAFCTLATQMKDANDPFVHVRNEDTSDQADGIIQPSEKDFETSSPTSSYQSSYCCSG; encoded by the exons ATGTCGTTGAGGTACACCACATCACTCACCAAGAAAAGGGAGTATGACCTGCAGTATAAAGTGATAGTCATTGGAGAGTCAGGTGTGGGCAAGTCCTCACTTATAAGATGCTACGCACATCCTGACCAGCCCTTCTGCTCAAATATGATCACAACTGTAG GTATTGATTTTGTCAAGGTTGACACAAAAGTGGATGAGCTGATTGTGAGATTACAAATTTG GGATACAGCTGGCCAAGAGCGCTTTCGTACCATGACAACCATGCAGTTCAGGGGAACCAAG GGAATTCTTCTTGTGTATGACATAACCTGTAGAAAGTCGTTTGACAACTTGCAGTTCTGGCTGGAAAGTATTCGAAAG AACAAGCTTCAGTATGAGGAGATCTTACTTGTAGGCAATAAGTGTGATGTGGGGGATGACAGGGAGGTCCCAAAGTGTAAGGGTGAAGAG CTTGCAAAGCATCATGGGATCAAGTTCATAGAAACAAGTGCCAAGACAAGAATAAATGTAAAAGAG GCATTCTGCACTCTTGCAACACAAATGAAAGATGCAAACGATCCATTTGTG CATGTCAGAAATGAAGACACTAGCGACCAAGCAGATGGCATTATTCAGCCTTCAGAAAAAGACTTTGAAACCAGCTCTCCAACCTCGTCATATCAAAGCTCCTACTGTTGTTCAGGCTAG